A region of the Anopheles merus strain MAF unplaced genomic scaffold, AmerM5.1 LNR4000075, whole genome shotgun sequence genome:
GACAAGGGCATCTTTTACGGGCtttagtgtgtgtttttgggcgGAAAAGTTTGACTCAACATTTTTCACGAACACTTTGGCGTAGctataaatgatttttttgtaatctgaggaagaaccttaatgTCGTTAATCAGAATATCTATCAGGATCGTTTGTATTACatgctatttttaaaattgtcAAAACTTCCTAAACTTAACGGGCAACTTTGCCTGCTAATATGTGATagtaatttttatcaaaatcaatcaagtAGTAatggaaagtaaaaaaaggcCCGCAACATGCTATCCGGCCCcaattttgaaccattcaTGTTGATTGATCGGTTCCCTTTAATCAAAAAACCCCGTCGATCGATTGGTAGAAAATGCTTTGCTTTTTAGGGCCATTAGGGACAACGATTTCACTGCCAAAAGCCAAAATTGATCAGAAATGCTTTCTCCCGGCAAGCGACAAACAGAAAACGCTCAGCGgttaaactttttcaaatcaaaccaatTGTCTGGCGGGTAAAGTAGGTGACATCGGAAGAACAACAATGTCAAGCGTCTAGAATAGGCAATAGGGCCACCCCTATCCCGAAACGGGTCGGTCCACTTTCTCACCCGTCGAAAGGGGAGAAAGTGCTCCAGCCAGTACTTGTAACGTTTTGGGTAGGCATTGAATTCTATTACGGTGCAACAAACCTGCAACCAAACTCCCCGGCTGGCTGCATGAGTAATGAGGCCTTGAAAAACTTTGTCTCGCGCCATCACTCAACAACCCCCGCGGCGGATTggacaataaataaattaaccgATTGTTAGAAAATAGGTGGCCATATCTCTTTCCCCTCGCGCGAACTGCGCGGGAGGTCAACTTTCCGGAATTGCCCCACATTTTAAACGGTTGAGCTggtgtttgctgttgctttacTGTTCGATAAAACGCATCTGCGCACGCGGGTGCTTTTCTCGATCGTTTCCTTATCGTTTTACAATCCTGCCTCTTGCCAAGCGGGGTGATGAAATATATTGACCGGTAGAGGGATGGCACCATGTGGcgtaaaaacataaaacactcGACCACACATTCTCTTTGGACTGCTTCGTTAGGAGTgtggccaaaaaaaaaaaaaaaactcactatTTCATTTCAGTCACGGAAATTAACAAATCACGTACTCTACTACAACACACTCTTTCCAGCCTTTGTGTTGTGTTCACAGTTCGCTAAGACAGTGGCGGGCGCGTTTCGTTTGGAGGCATCCTCCTCCTCACCGGGGGTGGGTGGTTTATGGGTGACCCGATTGTCTAGCTTCCCGGCCACACGGATCGATGACGACCGTCGCCCTGACCCAAACGCAGCGTTGTGGATTGTTGTTTGGAGtacattaattttcatttatcATTTGCCGCTTGGCGAAGAAAATTGGGCGCCGAGTCGCATGAAATATTGATGGGTGACGAGGGATGGCATCGTCTTGCTGCTTGTTGTATTGCTGTGTGGCGCTTCTTTTGCAGCATTCATTGGATGCACTGCGGGGCCAAGTGTAGCGAAGCGTTACTCTTCTCTTCGTCCACTTTGTGCGGATGAAACTGAAACCTTCGTGGCTGGTAGTGGTGGGGGATGATGGCAAGATGTTCAAGGCGTATGGTTAATTTAATCTCCGTAACATCGTTTCGTTTCTCGCCAAATGGCCAAACCGTGACGTACGGTtaatgttttgcttgttttgctcGGTTCGTCTGTGATGCGATTGCAAAATGGGCTTGTTGAGGTTGAGGAAAAGCAAGGCGATGATGAAATGGATGATCCACTATCATGATGATGCGATGTATGCAGgtttttaaaaaatgaaatccaATCAGGAAACTGCATTCCTTCGCACAGTGAAAGGATTATACAATTGATCTGACAGTAAAGTGTGGATAGCATGGGATGTTACATACGTCTGCTTAATCTTTGCGTTATCGTGTAGAGGTATggaatttaatttgaaatgcTCGTTGCTCCTATTGTGTGACACAGGGGGCAGCGATAAGAGCAGCCTTCTTCGCATTCTTATGGCACGGTAACGATCTGTTGAAGCCAAGACATTTTTGGTGCAATGATCTACACGATCATGCCGGTCTATACAGACCTTCGAGACTTATGGATAGTATCACGCAGCCGGACATTCAGTATTTGCTACGCGGTACGGTCCATATGAGGCTTGACGGACAGGTTGTTAAGTTGATATAGACTTAATCATGGCATGGATAGTTAAGTCCTTCGGGACAGTCCAGATGATGACTACGTGCAATCAATATCGATGGAAAATGTCCTGTACCAATTTACAGCGATTCTATTGATGATCTATTGATTAACACAATTAGGCACCAAGTCATGTTCATCTGTGAAATATTGGTTGAAATCGTAGATTCTGGTTTGGGTTCGTTACAGGGTGTTCCGAGTCAATTTCCGCTTTTCTACATTTCTACatacaacatttttcattgcttgctagttgtttttcaacagctgtcaaatgtagTATTTGCTTCTCAATAATGTTTCAGTTCTTctaaataattttcaacacgtctcattCTGGATTGAGTTGaacagttctttgtgatgtgttgaatggaaatcatgtgtaagaatggaaattttattatgatgcAAATCGACCATTTGAAAGCTGTGGAAAAACTTCTTGAAGGCGATGAATAATGATGTACACATCCGAAAGTGACCTGGAAAACCATGTATGCTTTTCGAGGTCTAATTTACAAAACATCCTTCTCCAACTTCAACTTTAAGATAAGAAGTTTTTACGTTGGGATCTGCTAACCTAAACGATTTTGAAGTTTactaattgaaaaataaagaatagGACACTATTGAATTTACTGGGGCCTCTGATTGCCTTCAACTCCTTCGCTAGGTCTGTCCACTTTCATATCTTTTGGATCGATACATGCATGATGGCGGTAAACCTTAACTTAAACCTCGCTTTCAAAGATGAGATAGACAAATTGACGTTGTGTTGTGGGCATGATCACTTTGAGACTAAGTTACAGTAAAGTTAGTTAATTTGAGTCATGTTGATAAGAATGAAGAAGGGTGTTTGTTTGTAGTTTGGAATTAGATTGATCTATTATTGTGTGTTCTAAATCTACATCGATTTGAATATTTCTgctgatattattttttataagtGTAATAAGTGTAGTGCCAATGTCTCCCATCAGCACTTTAAAGAGAGAACATCATTTGACATTACTTGCTTGCTTCCATTCTAGAACGATCTTACTCGTACACTGAAGCAATCGGGACACGTCGGATTCGACAGCCTGCCCGACCAGCTGGTCAGCAAGAGCGTCCAGAATGGGTTCGTGTTTAACATCATGTGCATCGGCGAGACGGGCCTGGGCAAATCGACGCTGATGGACTCGCTGTTCAACACGAATTTTGAATCGCAACCCAGTCCTCACACGCTCCCCTGCGTGAAGCTGAAGGCCCACACGTACGAGCTGCAGGAGAGCATGGTTCGGCTGAAGGTGAGAATCGAGCGAGAACTGTAGAAATGGATGTAAGTAAAAGTTGTGTgtctttttccccttttttcttcccctctCCAGCTGACGATCTGCGACACGGTTGGTTACGGCGACCAGATCAATAAGGACGATTCCTTCAAGTCGGTAGTCGACTATATTGATCAGCAGTTCGAGGCGTACCTGCAGGAGGAGCTCAAGATCAAGCGCTCCCTGTCGACGTACCACGACAGCCGCACGCACATCTGTCTGTACTTCATCTGCCCGACCGGCCATGGGCTGAAGTCGCTCGATCTGGTCTGCATGAAGATGCTCGACTCGAAGGTGAACATAATACCGATCATCGCCAAGGCGGACACGATCTCGAAGACGGAGCTGGCCAAGTTTAAGGCGAAGATTAACGAGGAGTTGCGCGCGAACGGCGTCCAGATCTACCAGTTCCCGACCGACGACGAATCGGTGGCGGAGGTGAACACCACCATGAACTCGCACATCCCGTTTGCCGTCGTGGGCAGTACGGACTTTGTGCGCGTCGGCAACAAGACGGTGCGGGCCCGCCAGTACCCATGGGGTACGGTGCAGGTGGAGAACGAGGCGCACTGCGACTTTGTGAAGCTGCGCGAAATGCTTATCCGCACCAACATGGAGGATATGCGCGAGAAGACGCACACGCGCCACTACGAGCTGTACCGGCAGAAGCGGTTGGAGGAGATGGGCTTCACCGATGTGGACAGCGATAACAAGCCGGTCTCGTTCCAGCAAACGTTCGAGGCGAAGCGTAGCAACCATTTGGCCGAGCTGCAGGCGAAGGAGGACGAGGTGCGTCAGATGTTTGTGGTGCGCGTCAAGGAGAAGGAGGCGGAGTTGAAGGAGAGCGAAAAGGAGGTACGTTGGTGTTTTAATGGCGGTTGGTCTTTGTTTGTGATagataattaatttcatttcctttccttcctagCTCCATGCCAAATTCGACAAGCTGAAGAAGGACCATGCCGAGGAGAAGCGCAAGCTGGAGGAGTCGCGCAAAAAGCTCGAGGAAGAGTTCGTCGAGTTTAACCGGCGCAAGTCGCAGATGACGGCACACCACACGCTGACGCTGGGCAAgagcaaaaagaaatgaaCGAGCTAAAGAGGGGCGCttctggtggtggttgtggggAGAGCGCCTTCCAGtgaatttcccttttttttgccgttgaTTCTCATTGCGTGTGCTTTTGCTCTATTATCTCTCTATGGTTGCAGCACTGAAAAGGCTTGCTTTCAACAATCCCGAGgaagagtttttttgtttctataatGAAAAAAGCGCGATTTTTATTCACTTTTTCACCATCTTTCCCATGTGTATTAACTTCAGATAATATTTTTTAGGCTTGAAAGTATTTTGTAAATTTAACTGATTTCATTAAACCCGTTTTCGTTACAACCGAAGCAGTAGACAAGCTTTTGCTTAGGAAAGTAAGGGAAACTATCGAAccaaaacaaagaagaaaccGAAACAAAACGTGCAAAGTTTTTACTAgcaacaatacaacaaaacgaagcaaaacaaaagtatAATGTTAAGAACATTGAACATGTAAAATCTTCAGAAAGGAAATCGTTTTAAACTGAACAAGGAGCAGAGAACGCATAGCCAAAACTAGTATTGCAGTAGGACGAGTGGAACGAAGGATAACAAATGGTAAGAAGATTTTCTTTTAGCAAAACGATTTAGGAAAACGATTTATTCTTGGCAAAGATGCTTCACGTACAAACTATGGCTTTCTCGTAGTAGCTGCACTGGTTAATAGATAGAGTTTTACCTgctcaaccaaaaaaaagaagcaaaaaggaGATTAACGAAGGAAGAACAAAATTCACCTAACAAAAAAAGTAGCGCGATATCAATTTTAGTTGAAGCAGAATGTTCCGACCGACGAAACTAGCCACAAGCCAGTCTCACGTTGAAAGTGAACGGTTACAGCACGGAAAATGCGATATAAACAGGGTGAGGATTAGGCAATCGACAATCATGTTTGTCCCCGCCTTTAACGTGTCTGCCGTTCGGTGAAACTGTGTCCAATTGTGCGTtcgtaattataaaaatgcttGAAACAAAAGCCAAACCCGTTCCACGTTCTTTATCGGTTCGATCAAATGCAACCGTTTTAAATTGGTCTGCGTATCgctttattttaaaatctaTAGCACACTAAAAGCAAGCAAGAATTACAGAAAAAGTTAAGAGAAAAACATACAAGTGGAGCATACGAGAAAGAAGCGACCaaattttatttacttatgtttggttttgattgACAATGCTTAACCGCAAAATTGCCGGCAGCGTTTTTATCCGGAGGCTACGTATCACAACCACGTCTGTCTCTGTGTGCCGCGTTTGCGTTGTGCAAAGCTCATCTCGATTAAATGTAATACTATACCGcctaaaatacacacaaagtCTGTATGACGATAGAAATAAGGAAAGCAGATGTCGTACGGTTTACATCTCTACTGctggaaggaaagaaaatacaaCTGTTCCATTCGTTTTCCCCACCTGAAACACTTTCAAGTGACGCGCTTcctaatttaaattgttttagaGATGGGAACGTAAGTAATCAAAAGTAACGGAAAATAACTCGTTAATTTTCAATCAGTTACTAGTTACTGTAACTAGTTAAAAGTAGCTGATAGAAGGATTGAATTGCAGTGAACGGTTACAGGTAACTAGGAAAAGTTTTCGagtaattaattatttttaaccaGTAATTATTCCTGGAAATTCAGATGAGTAATTAATTAAAAGTCGCCTAGACAACATAACTGGGTATAACAATTATATTTACTATTATAGAGACTAAAACTTAGGATATAGAAAATATTGAGAAAAACTAGTTATGATTGTATTAGATGTGGATGATATTGGAATAGGTAACACAAACTCAATTTTAAACTGAATTTTGAATCGCAAATTCGTTCTACATGTGAAGAAATAGGATTTAAAACTGATTCCAATTCCACTGATTGCAATCTACAAAATCTAAAACTAGACGAAACCGAAAAGAAAATAGCTTATAAAAACTACTCTACGAACGGGCATTATTTTTAGTGAACTTGAAAACAATAGTAACATGGACAAATGGTAGATGCCTTCACTATGAGTTATTCTACTGTATTTTTGTTACCCTCATgattttaagaaaaataactttATTTCTACCTGAAACTGCAAAATATTCCCATCTCTAGCCCAAGTAAGGTTGTTGCTCTGTTTGGGATCGAATTTGAAACTCacaatgtgttacaatgtttAAACTAAAACATGCGTTCTGCTGCGGTACGGTAGTGAAAGCTGTgcaatgatttaaaaataagtttCTTTATTTATCAAGGGTGGCATTAACAGTTACTCTCAATCCCTGATCGGTCACTACTTTATATGTTCAAATTTATCCTCTAATATTGTTTTGATTACCTTTAGAGATCCTCTTGAAGCCGTTTCAACATAAACTGCAAATCATCAACAGGCATGTGAACGtagaatgttttaaaatgtagaCAAAGTAACCAGTGAATCTACCGACAACGGATTTCTGCCATCAATTCAATCCTGCAATAGCTTAATTTTCGATCAGTTTAAACGATTACCAAGTAGAGCATTGAACAGTGCATCTGGCTTATATCAATTGCCTTTAGCTGGTGACGTGCTAggattttaaaattcttttCCAACTAAACAATGTACAGCTTCGTAATAGGAGAAACATTATCGCAGGTAAGTCGTTGCATCATTCACTGCTAACGTTAGCCCATCTCCAGAGCAACAGAAGATTATCCTATTCAAATGATCGGTGTAGTGTTCTTAGAAATCCTAATTGTTAAATGAGCAGCTCATGTTCGTTACGGATTTGTTTACCAGTCGAATCGAATTTCATGCGCACTAGTTGTGGATGTGCCTCTAAAGCCAACACAATCGAGAACCGTAAATGTGGAACTGCATTGTGCAAGTCGAAACAAGGTTTCAATTGCACAGCCATGGTCCGGTGTTTGCCAGGTCTATGTTCCCGGTTTTCTGACATGAACGTCCCATTATTGTCGCAACCAAGCTCCCCATGCACCTGACGCCCTTTCACAACCGGTCATCCGCCGTCATTCAAGAAAGCTCTATCTCAGTCGTAGCCGTCCTAGTTCCTGCTTTCATTTATCCACCTACTAGCATCGAGGGAAAATTTGACGTGCATTGTGGAGTAAATGAATTGAATTggaataaatatgcaaaacggTACTCCGGCTTCTGTGAATGCCACCCATAATGGGGACGAAAGGGCCCCATAATGAAACGGGGTAGCAGCTGACTAAACCGAGACACCAGTTGAATCACGATAatcgaacccccccccccccttcttctggttctgttttgtgtgttgacCAACACGGGCAATTCTTCCCCGTAGAACCTCGGGCCTTAACAACAGGAATGTGAAGAAACTGAGTACCGGATTTCGGTAGTTTGAAACACACAGCATTTTCATcccaaagaaaacaacaacttctTGATAAAAACGAAGAGAGAAAACAGATGGGAGCAGCCCAGTGCATGTAAACTCAATCATCAACGAGTTGGAACCAGGTGACATCGGAAGTTCTGCAGGGTGGAGGAAAAggtaaaatatttatcaatcaaTTTCATTCGAAACGATTCGGGTTCGTTCGTTCGGGTTCGATGGTTTGCTATACGTCCTCTCCTGCGTATGTGAGGCGAGATAAATGGGTCTAGAGAAAATACGTTggaaaatcttatttttgcccCATAGAGAGTAAACTTAATTTGTTGtggaaatggatttttttctcccaTGCAGCTCTGCCTTTGCAGCATATGCTAAATACTGAACGGAGGGCTCACAACAGCGGAAAATAGTGGAAATGGGGAATGTGTTTCAATCtgctttttaatgttttaaaatttagcTTTTCTAGAATTccggtttttttgctttaaaagtattttaaaCATCCCATTCAGAATTGTTGGTTAGTCTTTCCAAGAAGCTGAAAATGAAATGCTTTTATTTTCAGGTAAATTCAAACCATTGCTGCATAGCATCGTTGCGAATTGAAACAACTATCGTTTTTAAACACAAAACTGTATGCTAGTTTTcctgtaatatttttttaacatgaACAGGGCTTATTAAATTATCTTTTTGCTATacaattggtaccaatttgctaaATGGATTTGAGTTTCAGAAGACTATGGGCTCCTTATTTCTAAGGAATCTGATTTAATTGCACCCATTTGATCGGCAATGGATTTGATTTCAACAAATTCCTGGAATTGCTCACGAATCCATAAAGGTCATGGAACTGATCCTGACCCATACAGGCTCTGGAATATATCCTGACCCCATGCTAATCCTTGAACACACATCGGCCTTTGAAACTAAGGTCtagaacccataccggtcctgaaaCTAATCCCGAGCTCATAACAGTACGGGAACAGATACTGATCCATGACGTCGGATCCCATAATGATCCTGAACCTCTCCGGTACTAACCCTGAGGACTCTTCTTGAACTCATATCGGTCCTGAAAGCCATATAGACTTTATACGGTACGGGCACTGATCGTAAAGGTGGGGATTATGGTTTCATATCGGTCTTGGAACAAATATTGACCCCATAGCGATCCTGAAACATATCATAGAGCAAAGAAGTTTTGTAAGACGATTTAAAATcaaacctttttttcaatgtttgaCGTAACAGACATCATATTATTAAATTGTTCAatgtaatttattcaattgtaCAGATATTGCACCTTGTTTTCACTTGATATTATGGAATGCCTGTAAAACATGTAAActaaaaaacagaagaaacgACTGCATCACTCATTAATAGCCAGATGTCCGATGTACAATCGCCCCCGGGGTACCTAGAGTCACCGAAAGAGAAACAGTTTACTTTCACTTCAACTTCAAAAAAAATTCCCATCCCGCTGCTTACCGCATCTCGTGTGGCAACCCGGGACCGTACGGTTCGCCGCCAAAGTCCACCAGGAATTCTCGTTCAGCCTCATGCCACCGTTCTCGACGTCGATGTCCAGCTGCACGATCGTACCGCCGGCCGCCCCATCTCCGGATAGAACTGCTTGTCCCACGGCGAGAACAGGCTCGAAGACACGTACAGTCGGTGGCCGTCGAGCGATAGCTGTAGCATCTGCGGTCCACCGAACAGGGCGGCGCCCCTTCAAGAACACCGGTGCCGGTGCTTCCTTCAGCTCCGGATCGTTGAGGACGCGTCTCGGCGCGTCGTGCGCTGGTATCGCACCGCCCAGAAACACCTGCCCGGTAAGGCGTGGATTGGCCCGATCGCTGATGTCGTACTGCCGCACGTCACCGTGCGCCAGTTGCTAATACAGGTAGCGATCGTCCAGCGAGATCAGTATGTCCGTCATCATGCCGCCCATCATTTCGATCTCGCCGTTCTCGCCCTGCACCTTCTTCACCGGCACATCGATCACCTTCTCGGCGGGTGTACTCGTCCGAGCCGGGC
Encoded here:
- the LOC121601352 gene encoding septin-2; this encodes MAAADVAVMKNDLTRTLKQSGHVGFDSLPDQLVSKSVQNGFVFNIMCIGETGLGKSTLMDSLFNTNFESQPSPHTLPCVKLKAHTYELQESMVRLKLTICDTVGYGDQINKDDSFKSVVDYIDQQFEAYLQEELKIKRSLSTYHDSRTHICLYFICPTGHGLKSLDLVCMKMLDSKVNIIPIIAKADTISKTELAKFKAKINEELRANGVQIYQFPTDDESVAEVNTTMNSHIPFAVVGSTDFVRVGNKTVRARQYPWGTVQVENEAHCDFVKLREMLIRTNMEDMREKTHTRHYELYRQKRLEEMGFTDVDSDNKPVSFQQTFEAKRSNHLAELQAKEDEVRQMFVVRVKEKEAELKESEKELHAKFDKLKKDHAEEKRKLEESRKKLEEEFVEFNRRKSQMTAHHTLTLGKSKKK